One part of the Polycyclovorans algicola TG408 genome encodes these proteins:
- the trpA gene encoding tryptophan synthase subunit alpha encodes MSTQSSASGRLNATFARLRADGRKALIPYITAGDPHPGHSVALMHALVAGGADIIELGMPFSDPMADGPVIQLACERALKAGTTLRRTLALVSEFRQTDAQTPVVLMGYLNPIERFGLADFADAADHAGVDGVLIVDLAVEEADAYLPTLTARGLAPIFLVSPTTPIARVATIAEHAAGYLYYVSLKGVTGAANLDVDAVATQVAALRGVTQIPVAVGFGIRSPETAAAVARVADGVVVGSTLVNQIAEGVDQPDGLPAQLTATLAALRRAMDAG; translated from the coding sequence ATGAGTACCCAATCCTCGGCGTCTGGCCGCTTGAACGCCACCTTTGCGCGGCTTCGGGCCGACGGCCGCAAGGCCCTGATTCCGTACATCACCGCCGGTGACCCGCACCCCGGTCACAGCGTCGCGTTGATGCACGCTTTGGTGGCCGGCGGGGCCGACATCATCGAACTCGGCATGCCGTTCTCTGACCCGATGGCCGATGGCCCGGTGATTCAACTGGCCTGCGAGCGGGCGCTCAAAGCCGGCACCACGTTGCGGCGCACCCTCGCGCTGGTGAGCGAATTTCGCCAGACCGATGCGCAAACGCCGGTGGTGCTGATGGGGTATCTCAATCCTATCGAGCGCTTCGGCTTGGCCGACTTCGCCGACGCGGCCGACCATGCCGGGGTCGATGGCGTGCTGATTGTCGACCTTGCCGTTGAAGAAGCCGACGCTTATCTGCCGACGCTGACCGCACGCGGGTTGGCGCCGATCTTCCTGGTGTCGCCCACCACGCCGATCGCGCGGGTCGCGACCATCGCTGAGCACGCGGCGGGGTACCTGTATTACGTGTCGCTCAAGGGCGTCACCGGCGCCGCCAATCTTGATGTCGATGCAGTGGCGACCCAGGTCGCCGCACTGCGCGGGGTGACGCAGATTCCCGTGGCCGTTGGTTTTGGCATTCGCAGCCCGGAAACCGCCGCCGCCGTGGCGCGCGTTGCCGATGGCGTGGTGGTCGGCAGCACGCTGGTCAACCAGATTGCCGAAGGCGTCGATCAACCGGATGGGCTGCCGGCACAGTTGACGGCAACATTGGCGGCACTGCGCCGTGCCATGGATGCAGGGTAG
- the trpB gene encoding tryptophan synthase subunit beta gives MPYDFPDARGHFGPYGGQFVAETLMEPLARLSEAYARLKDDPTFLAELDNDLKHYVGRPSPLYHAERLTAKWGGAQIWLKREDLNHTGAHKINNTVGQALLAKHLGKTRIIAETGAGQHGVASATIAARLGLKCVVYMGAEDVERQSPNVYRMKLLGAEVIPVRSGTQTLKDALNEALRDWVTNVDDTFYVIGTVAGPHPYPMLVRDFNAVVGRELLVQCPARIGRMPDVLVACVGGGSNAIGMFHPFIGMDGVELVGVEAGGYGIDTPDHAAPLSAGTPGVLHGNKTYIMADADGQISNTHSISAGLDYPGVGPEHAWLKDSGRARYVAINDDAALAAFHELTRVEGIIPALEPSHALAYAKVLATELGPDRHIVVNLSGRGDKDIFTIAKREGISLT, from the coding sequence ATGCCCTATGACTTTCCGGATGCCCGCGGGCATTTTGGCCCCTACGGCGGTCAGTTTGTCGCCGAAACCCTGATGGAACCGTTGGCGCGGCTCAGCGAGGCCTACGCGCGTCTCAAGGACGACCCGACGTTCCTGGCCGAGTTGGACAACGACCTCAAACACTATGTCGGCCGGCCCAGCCCGCTATATCACGCCGAGCGCCTGACGGCGAAGTGGGGCGGTGCGCAGATCTGGCTCAAGCGCGAAGACCTGAACCACACCGGTGCGCACAAGATCAACAACACCGTCGGTCAGGCCCTACTCGCCAAGCATTTGGGCAAGACCCGCATCATTGCCGAGACCGGCGCCGGCCAACACGGCGTGGCCAGCGCCACCATCGCCGCGCGCCTGGGTCTGAAATGCGTGGTCTACATGGGCGCTGAAGACGTCGAGCGGCAGTCGCCCAACGTGTATCGAATGAAACTGCTGGGCGCAGAGGTGATTCCGGTTCGAAGTGGCACGCAGACGCTCAAGGACGCGCTCAACGAGGCGCTGCGCGATTGGGTGACCAACGTCGACGACACGTTTTATGTGATCGGCACGGTGGCCGGCCCGCACCCGTACCCGATGCTGGTGCGCGACTTCAATGCCGTGGTCGGCCGCGAACTGCTGGTGCAATGCCCGGCGCGCATCGGTCGCATGCCGGACGTGCTGGTCGCTTGCGTCGGCGGTGGCTCGAACGCCATCGGCATGTTTCACCCATTCATCGGCATGGACGGCGTTGAGTTGGTCGGTGTCGAGGCCGGCGGTTACGGCATCGACACGCCCGACCATGCTGCACCACTGTCGGCCGGAACGCCCGGCGTGCTGCACGGCAACAAGACCTACATCATGGCCGACGCTGACGGCCAGATTTCGAACACCCATTCGATTTCGGCGGGCCTGGACTATCCCGGCGTCGGCCCCGAGCACGCGTGGCTTAAGGACAGTGGGCGCGCCCGCTATGTGGCGATCAACGATGACGCCGCGCTGGCCGCCTTCCATGAGTTGACCCGCGTCGAGGGCATCATCCCGGCGCTGGAACCGTCCCACGCGCTGGCTTACGCCAAAGTGCTGGCGACTGAGTTAGGGCCTGATCGGCACATCGTGGTCAACCTCTCGGGTCGCGGCGACAAGGATATTTTCACCATTGCCAAGCGCGAGGGCATTTCCCTCACATGA
- a CDS encoding phosphoribosylanthranilate isomerase, producing MNDAAQLRPHRTRIKFCGITRAEDLDLAVALGVDLVGFVLVPQSPRAINAGIAETLRHRLPPGVASVALFKDAPAEWIDAALATFSPDWLQFHGSESAADCARFGRRWFKALAMKGGADLVAASAAFAGAGALLLDGHAPGAMGGSGETFDWQAAQQRLPMPLIVAGGLHPGNVAEAIAVARPFAVDVSSGIESRPGIKDSGKMVDFVAAVRAADALG from the coding sequence ATGAATGACGCCGCACAGTTACGCCCCCACCGCACCCGCATCAAGTTTTGCGGCATCACCCGCGCCGAAGACCTTGATCTGGCCGTGGCCCTGGGCGTCGACCTCGTGGGCTTCGTGCTGGTGCCGCAAAGCCCGCGCGCGATCAATGCCGGGATCGCCGAGACCCTGCGTCACCGTCTGCCGCCGGGGGTGGCGAGCGTGGCCTTGTTCAAGGACGCCCCGGCCGAGTGGATTGACGCTGCGCTGGCAACGTTCTCGCCCGACTGGTTGCAGTTTCACGGCAGCGAGTCTGCTGCCGACTGCGCGCGCTTCGGTCGGCGCTGGTTCAAGGCGCTGGCGATGAAGGGTGGGGCCGATCTTGTTGCCGCGTCCGCCGCGTTTGCCGGCGCCGGGGCGTTGTTGCTAGACGGTCATGCACCGGGGGCAATGGGCGGCAGCGGTGAAACCTTTGACTGGCAAGCTGCGCAGCAGCGCCTGCCGATGCCCCTGATCGTGGCGGGCGGACTGCACCCAGGCAACGTGGCCGAGGCCATCGCCGTCGCGCGACCATTTGCGGTGGATGTCTCCAGCGGCATCGAGTCGCGGCCGGGCATCAAGGATTCCGGCAAAATGGTGGACTTTGTCGCGGCGGTGCGCGCTGCGGACGCATTAGGTTGA
- the truA gene encoding tRNA pseudouridine(38-40) synthase TruA: protein MNQRWAAGVEYLGSGYSGWQRLPDQTTVQGTVEAALSTVADHPVQIVTAGRTDAGVHALQQVIHFDSSAARRPYAWLLGTNSLLPPDVSLRWAMPVSDRFHARFEASAREYRYLILNQRARSALWGGRATWEMRPLDEVAMHRAAQALVGRHDFSSFRDTRCQAPNPVRELAHVNVVRDGVMIGIHVLGNAFLHHMVRNIVGSLVEVGLGRRPETWIADVLAARDRRLAGMTAAADGLYFVGPRYPLAFEIPAPPPWPYPAGS from the coding sequence ATGAATCAGCGCTGGGCTGCGGGCGTCGAATATCTGGGCAGCGGCTATTCCGGCTGGCAGCGGCTGCCCGACCAGACGACCGTGCAAGGCACCGTCGAGGCGGCCTTGAGCACCGTCGCCGATCATCCGGTGCAGATCGTGACCGCCGGACGCACCGATGCCGGCGTACACGCGCTGCAACAGGTGATTCACTTCGACAGCAGTGCCGCGCGGCGTCCCTACGCATGGCTGCTGGGCACCAACAGCCTGCTGCCGCCCGATGTCAGCCTGCGCTGGGCGATGCCCGTGTCGGATCGCTTTCACGCCCGCTTTGAGGCCAGTGCCCGCGAGTACCGCTATCTGATCCTCAACCAACGCGCGCGCAGCGCCCTGTGGGGTGGGCGCGCCACCTGGGAGATGCGCCCGCTCGACGAGGTCGCCATGCATCGTGCGGCACAGGCGCTGGTGGGGCGGCATGACTTTTCCAGCTTTCGCGACACCCGCTGCCAGGCGCCCAACCCGGTGCGCGAACTGGCCCACGTCAATGTCGTGCGCGACGGCGTCATGATCGGGATCCACGTCCTCGGCAACGCGTTTTTGCACCACATGGTGCGCAACATTGTCGGCAGCCTGGTCGAGGTGGGTCTCGGCCGCCGGCCCGAAACATGGATCGCCGACGTGCTGGCGGCGCGTGACCGCCGCCTCGCCGGCATGACCGCCGCCGCCGATGGTCTGTACTTCGTCGGACCGCGGTACCCGCTCGCGTTCGAGATTCCTGCACCGCCGCCCTGGCCTTACCCGGCGGGCTCATAA
- a CDS encoding energy-coupling factor transporter transmembrane component T translates to MRPLTRVLMLIIIAPALSSLPLADLLVLAFGLITAYAVTEPGALRRLRFGVMRLRWLLLSIVVLYLGFTPGEALTPWTPGLSWEGLWEGSRRILVLVSLLAAVYWLLSVTPVPQLVAALDQLLTPLSRLGVPTGRATALLAFTLSAVDGVEARYRKLKAQGLKGLDLAAAWIAEIERQPPTSTHHVLALPWPRLWEWGLLVLLVLGVWLWPR, encoded by the coding sequence TTGCGTCCGCTCACCCGGGTGTTGATGCTGATCATCATCGCGCCGGCGCTCAGCAGCCTGCCGCTGGCCGATCTGCTGGTGCTGGCCTTCGGTTTGATCACCGCTTATGCCGTCACCGAGCCCGGTGCGCTGCGGCGGCTTCGCTTCGGTGTGATGCGGCTGCGCTGGCTGCTGCTCAGTATTGTCGTGCTCTACCTCGGCTTTACCCCTGGCGAAGCCCTGACGCCCTGGACACCCGGCCTCAGTTGGGAAGGCTTGTGGGAAGGCAGTCGGCGCATTCTGGTGTTGGTCAGCCTGTTGGCGGCGGTCTACTGGTTGCTGTCGGTCACCCCGGTGCCGCAACTGGTGGCCGCCCTGGACCAGTTGCTGACGCCGTTGTCGCGCCTCGGCGTGCCGACCGGCCGCGCCACGGCGCTGCTGGCCTTTACGCTGTCGGCGGTTGATGGGGTTGAGGCGCGCTACCGCAAGCTCAAGGCGCAGGGGCTCAAGGGGCTGGACCTCGCGGCAGCATGGATTGCAGAGATTGAGCGCCAGCCGCCGACCTCGACGCATCACGTGCTGGCCTTGCCCTGGCCACGGCTCTGGGAGTGGGGACTGCTGGTGCTGCTGGTGCTGGGGGTCTGGCTTTGGCCGCGATGA
- a CDS encoding FimV/HubP family polar landmark protein, translated as MRRFWVASLSVAALIGTSTAMALGLGEIQVRSALNQPFVAQIPLLAVPTDDVDAVRVKLADGADFERMGIERADYLSNLEFKVVAGSPPRIEINASRAVREPFLTFLLDVRSATGRVLREYTVLLDPPPPIIAGRSSDTPAPPPTLPRQVATPSPTTRSPAPTPVVATPAPTAAPTVTPTEVSTAAPTAVPTRASATPPAKTTASDAPSPTPSATQQYTVKPRETLWGVATAVRPDADVEMNQVIYALIMANPTAFDRGRFEGLMKNVTLDVPSRDAMLRTSAQEAQAAVAAMRRSGRIDGRAASAAPRQAPAATARPIATSTPTATSTPTATPTATPTVTATPSATPAPMAADDNPDDASAAAPAVDGTLPGAPAEADADADTAAGTADPSAMDDAETGLDDAGLGPDSDLDTGAEPDEAQTGGVDGVGDVDDPLAVDTERDAAEPAVSGSGADASPGVPLWPLLLLVIVVGLIVVLLVRRRRQASADTASVVPPPPPPAPKKSSPNLNAAPAVGGGAAVSAAPPASVEAAQRQADEAEALFMAAYAEEQADAERTRAQADPANLDDIPDFDAAQVIDAPADKTSSQRDPVESDFNDDFDAGLDPESGWAKADALLSELDAPTPTPTPELPDIPADTTPAAAIDDDPLAQADAHMSFGLYDDALDALDTALEGDPYRAEWLVKRAEVLLDAGRVRAFIAAAKDAKPHVNDAQWQALVEAGRRVAPDAPLFAADAAAQDAVVDVESPAAPLPDDGGLDFSLDDLPSPDPSDVLQAPGATPSAPENFIGFDLKFDAPEPAAAPAAPAAPATPPAAEGDDPGVDFDLSGFDDAPPPAVPTTPLQAAEPGPAIDELDALDDFKLDDFALDKELTPETDAEADSDSLGTGDEAATKLDLARAYVDMGDAEMARALLGEVLVEGNDTQQDEARSLMSRLG; from the coding sequence ATGCGTCGTTTTTGGGTTGCGTCACTGAGCGTTGCCGCTCTGATCGGTACGTCGACCGCCATGGCGCTCGGCTTGGGCGAGATACAGGTGCGGTCCGCGTTGAACCAACCGTTCGTGGCGCAGATTCCATTGCTGGCCGTGCCCACCGACGACGTCGATGCCGTGCGCGTCAAGCTCGCCGACGGTGCCGATTTTGAGCGCATGGGCATCGAGCGCGCCGATTACCTCAGCAACCTTGAGTTCAAAGTGGTCGCGGGCAGCCCGCCACGCATCGAGATCAACGCCTCGCGCGCCGTGCGCGAACCATTTCTGACCTTCTTGCTTGACGTGCGCTCGGCCACCGGCCGCGTGCTTCGCGAGTACACCGTCTTGCTTGACCCGCCGCCGCCGATCATTGCCGGCCGCAGCAGCGACACACCCGCGCCGCCCCCGACACTTCCGCGCCAAGTGGCCACGCCGTCGCCGACCACGCGGTCGCCCGCCCCGACGCCCGTGGTCGCCACGCCAGCACCGACGGCCGCACCCACGGTAACGCCAACCGAGGTGTCGACCGCCGCGCCAACGGCTGTGCCCACCCGCGCGTCGGCAACCCCGCCCGCGAAGACGACCGCCAGCGACGCGCCTTCGCCGACGCCGTCCGCGACCCAGCAGTACACCGTCAAGCCGCGCGAAACCCTGTGGGGTGTGGCCACCGCCGTGCGCCCGGACGCCGACGTCGAGATGAACCAGGTCATCTATGCGCTGATCATGGCCAACCCGACGGCGTTTGATCGGGGTCGGTTTGAAGGCCTGATGAAGAACGTCACACTCGATGTCCCCAGCCGCGACGCCATGCTCAGGACCTCGGCGCAGGAAGCGCAGGCCGCCGTCGCCGCCATGCGTCGCAGTGGCCGTATCGACGGCCGAGCGGCGTCTGCCGCGCCGCGCCAGGCGCCGGCAGCCACGGCCCGGCCCATCGCCACATCGACACCCACCGCCACATCGACGCCCACCGCGACCCCGACGGCCACGCCGACGGTGACCGCCACCCCCAGTGCAACGCCGGCGCCGATGGCGGCTGACGACAACCCCGACGATGCCAGCGCGGCTGCTCCGGCCGTTGATGGCACCCTACCGGGCGCCCCTGCCGAAGCGGATGCCGACGCTGACACCGCTGCCGGCACAGCAGACCCGTCGGCGATGGACGATGCCGAAACCGGCCTCGATGATGCGGGTCTTGGCCCGGATTCCGACCTTGACACCGGCGCGGAACCTGATGAAGCCCAAACCGGCGGCGTTGACGGCGTCGGCGACGTCGATGACCCGCTGGCGGTCGACACCGAGCGCGACGCTGCCGAACCCGCCGTCAGCGGCTCGGGCGCTGATGCGTCGCCTGGCGTGCCGCTTTGGCCGTTATTGCTGCTGGTGATCGTGGTCGGCTTGATTGTCGTGCTGCTGGTTCGCCGCCGCCGCCAGGCAAGCGCCGACACGGCCAGTGTCGTTCCGCCTCCGCCTCCGCCTGCGCCGAAGAAGTCGTCGCCCAACCTCAATGCTGCCCCCGCTGTCGGGGGGGGTGCTGCCGTCAGCGCGGCACCGCCGGCCTCGGTTGAGGCTGCGCAGCGCCAGGCCGACGAAGCCGAGGCACTGTTCATGGCTGCCTATGCCGAAGAGCAGGCCGATGCCGAGCGGACCCGTGCGCAGGCCGACCCCGCCAACCTTGACGACATTCCCGATTTTGACGCCGCACAGGTGATTGACGCGCCTGCCGACAAGACGTCATCGCAGCGTGATCCAGTCGAGTCCGATTTCAACGATGATTTTGATGCCGGTCTCGACCCTGAGAGTGGCTGGGCCAAGGCGGACGCGCTGCTGTCAGAGCTTGACGCGCCGACACCAACGCCGACACCCGAACTTCCCGACATTCCGGCCGACACCACGCCCGCCGCGGCGATCGATGATGATCCCTTGGCGCAGGCCGACGCGCACATGTCCTTTGGCCTTTACGACGACGCGCTCGACGCGCTCGACACGGCGCTGGAAGGTGACCCGTACCGCGCCGAATGGCTGGTCAAGCGCGCCGAAGTGTTGCTCGATGCCGGGCGCGTGCGCGCTTTCATCGCTGCCGCCAAAGACGCCAAGCCCCACGTCAATGACGCCCAGTGGCAGGCGCTGGTCGAAGCCGGCCGCCGGGTCGCGCCTGACGCGCCGCTGTTTGCTGCCGATGCGGCGGCGCAGGACGCCGTTGTTGATGTGGAGTCGCCCGCGGCCCCGCTGCCGGACGATGGCGGCCTCGACTTCAGCCTCGACGACCTGCCGTCGCCCGATCCGTCCGACGTGCTGCAAGCCCCGGGCGCCACCCCTTCGGCGCCGGAAAACTTCATTGGCTTCGACCTAAAGTTTGATGCCCCCGAGCCTGCCGCAGCCCCTGCAGCCCCTGCAGCCCCTGCGACTCCGCCGGCGGCAGAAGGCGACGACCCTGGCGTCGATTTTGACCTCAGCGGTTTCGACGACGCGCCGCCGCCCGCAGTGCCGACGACCCCGTTGCAGGCCGCCGAGCCGGGTCCGGCGATTGATGAGCTGGATGCCCTTGATGACTTCAAGCTCGACGACTTCGCGCTCGACAAGGAGCTGACGCCAGAGACCGACGCCGAAGCCGACAGCGATTCGCTGGGAACCGGTGACGAAGCGGCCACCAAGCTCGATCTTGCCCGTGCCTACGTCGACATGGGCGATGCCGAGATGGCGCGCGCGCTGCTCGGCGAAGTGCTGGTCGAAGGAAACGACACCCAGCAGGACGAGGCGCGCAGCCTGATGTCGCGGCTGGGTTGA
- a CDS encoding Asd/ArgC dimerization domain-containing protein, giving the protein MSADPLIAVLGADSPVGELLIDALADAGHARRAVLAVNAADIDDDLPDGIAAACADGSVPGAAARLATLARQGVAALGLNDAGEDGWPVMVAADDPLPSQRLQLASSGWVVLAKLLRPLHAAFGVSAVTASVMQPASERGSAALEILGQQTAAVLNFRDPPAGVYPQRIAFNTLPVAPAPERHAAAAAAFWSGAERRIQLQCWDVPVFVGLSISVFITLESDTIDAAAVCACLAKIPGVVVSDATDEVPSPVTLMASDGGVRVRDVHVAERRLQLAVVADNLGIGAAEPAARLLRRLCGSTVR; this is encoded by the coding sequence TTGAGCGCCGATCCGCTGATCGCCGTCCTCGGCGCCGACAGCCCGGTCGGCGAATTGCTGATTGACGCCCTGGCCGACGCGGGTCATGCGCGCCGTGCGGTGCTGGCGGTCAACGCCGCTGATATTGACGACGACTTGCCCGACGGCATCGCTGCGGCCTGCGCCGACGGCTCGGTGCCTGGGGCAGCGGCGCGACTCGCGACCTTGGCCAGGCAGGGCGTTGCCGCACTGGGGTTGAACGATGCGGGCGAAGACGGCTGGCCAGTCATGGTCGCGGCGGATGACCCCCTGCCGTCGCAGCGCTTGCAACTGGCGAGCAGTGGCTGGGTGGTGCTCGCGAAGTTGCTACGTCCTTTGCACGCCGCGTTTGGCGTCAGTGCCGTGACGGCCTCGGTGATGCAGCCCGCCTCGGAACGGGGCAGCGCCGCGCTGGAGATTCTTGGCCAACAGACCGCTGCGGTCTTGAACTTTCGTGACCCCCCCGCCGGGGTCTATCCGCAACGCATCGCCTTCAACACCCTGCCGGTCGCCCCGGCGCCGGAGCGGCATGCCGCGGCTGCCGCAGCCTTTTGGTCCGGTGCCGAGCGCCGCATCCAGTTGCAATGCTGGGATGTGCCGGTGTTTGTCGGCCTGTCGATCAGCGTCTTCATCACCCTCGAGAGCGACACGATTGACGCCGCAGCCGTGTGCGCCTGTCTGGCGAAAATTCCCGGTGTGGTGGTCAGCGACGCCACAGACGAGGTGCCCTCGCCGGTCACCTTGATGGCGTCCGACGGCGGCGTACGGGTACGCGATGTGCATGTTGCAGAGCGCCGGTTACAGTTGGCGGTGGTGGCCGACAATCTGGGAATCGGCGCCGCCGAACCCGCTGCACGCTTGCTGCGACGGCTGTGCGGTTCTACAGTCCGGTAG
- the asd gene encoding aspartate-semialdehyde dehydrogenase, which translates to MTKVGFVGWRGMVGSVLMARMQAEGDFGLIEPHFFSTSNVGGAGPQIEGCTTQALKDANEVAALAAMDVVITCQGGDYTHAVFPKLRTSGWNGYWIDAASTLRMKDDAVIVLDPVNRQVIDDALARGIKNFIGGNCTNSILLMGVGGLFREGLVDWVSSMTYQAASGGGANHMRELLTGMGAVHGAVAAELADPASAILDIDRKVAQAINNEVPTEYFGAPLAGGLIPWIDAQLDNGQSKEEWKGQAEVNKILGNAKPVPVDGLCVRIGAMRCHSLALTLKLHQDIPLGEIERIIRSGNDWVKWVPNEREVTVKELIPAAITGGLEIGVGRVRMLNLGPQYVSAFVIGDQLLWGAAEPLRRMLRILLTTPGLKA; encoded by the coding sequence ATGACCAAAGTCGGATTTGTCGGGTGGCGCGGGATGGTGGGGTCGGTGCTGATGGCACGCATGCAGGCCGAGGGTGACTTCGGGCTGATCGAGCCACACTTTTTTTCGACCTCGAACGTCGGCGGCGCCGGTCCGCAGATTGAAGGCTGCACCACGCAAGCCCTGAAAGACGCCAACGAGGTTGCTGCACTGGCGGCAATGGACGTGGTCATCACCTGCCAGGGCGGCGACTACACCCACGCCGTGTTCCCCAAGCTGCGCACCAGCGGCTGGAACGGCTACTGGATTGACGCCGCCTCGACGCTGCGCATGAAGGACGACGCGGTCATCGTGCTTGACCCGGTCAATCGCCAGGTGATTGATGACGCACTGGCGCGCGGCATCAAGAACTTCATCGGCGGCAACTGCACCAACTCCATCCTGCTGATGGGTGTGGGCGGGCTGTTCCGCGAAGGATTGGTGGATTGGGTCAGCTCGATGACCTATCAGGCGGCGTCGGGTGGCGGGGCCAACCACATGCGCGAGCTGCTCACCGGCATGGGCGCAGTACACGGCGCCGTAGCCGCCGAGCTGGCCGACCCGGCCTCGGCCATTCTCGACATCGACCGCAAGGTGGCTCAGGCCATCAACAACGAAGTGCCCACTGAATACTTTGGTGCACCGCTGGCGGGTGGGTTGATTCCATGGATCGATGCCCAGCTCGACAATGGCCAGAGCAAGGAAGAATGGAAAGGTCAGGCCGAGGTCAACAAGATCCTCGGTAATGCCAAGCCGGTGCCGGTGGACGGCCTGTGCGTGCGCATCGGTGCCATGCGTTGCCACAGCCTGGCACTGACGTTGAAGCTGCACCAGGACATCCCGCTTGGCGAGATTGAGCGCATCATCCGCTCCGGCAATGACTGGGTGAAGTGGGTACCCAACGAGCGCGAGGTCACGGTCAAGGAGCTGATTCCCGCCGCCATCACCGGTGGGCTGGAGATTGGCGTGGGGCGCGTCCGCATGCTCAATCTTGGCCCGCAGTACGTGTCGGCCTTCGTGATTGGCGACCAGTTGCTGTGGGGCGCCGCCGAACCGCTGCGGCGCATGCTGCGCATCCTGTTGACCACGCCCGGTCTCAAGGCTTGA
- the leuB gene encoding 3-isopropylmalate dehydrogenase, giving the protein MSKNILILPGDGIGPEIMAEAVKVLELLKAEGEALNWSFGLLGGAAVDAEGHPYPQSTQTAARAADAILMGAVGGPKYDDLPRELRPERGILGIRKDLALFANLRPALAYEALAAASSFKPEIIAGLDILILRELTGDIYFGQPRGRRTNADGEDEGFDTMHYARSEIERIGHVAFQAAQKRSKRLCSVDKENVLDTSRLWREVMIGLSSQYPDVELTHMYVDNAAMQLVKRPKQFDVMVTGNIFGDILSDEASMLGGSIGMLPSASLDVNNKGLYEPIHGSAPDIMGQNKANPLATVLSVAMMFKYSFDRPDVSGRIEAAVKAVLQAGHRTGDIAMPGEQVIGTREMGAAFLAAMTGG; this is encoded by the coding sequence ATGAGCAAGAACATCCTCATCCTCCCCGGCGATGGCATCGGCCCCGAAATCATGGCCGAAGCGGTCAAGGTGCTGGAACTGCTCAAGGCCGAGGGCGAAGCCCTGAACTGGTCGTTCGGCCTACTCGGCGGCGCGGCGGTGGACGCCGAAGGCCACCCGTATCCGCAATCGACGCAGACGGCCGCGCGCGCCGCGGACGCCATCCTGATGGGCGCGGTCGGCGGCCCGAAGTACGACGACCTGCCGCGCGAGCTGCGCCCCGAGCGCGGCATCCTCGGCATTCGCAAGGATCTGGCTCTGTTCGCCAACCTGCGCCCCGCGCTGGCCTATGAAGCGCTGGCGGCGGCCTCGTCGTTCAAGCCCGAGATCATTGCCGGACTCGACATCTTGATTCTCCGCGAGCTCACCGGCGACATTTACTTTGGTCAGCCGCGCGGCCGTCGCACCAATGCCGACGGCGAAGACGAAGGCTTCGACACCATGCATTACGCGCGCTCTGAGATCGAGCGCATCGGTCACGTCGCCTTTCAGGCCGCACAAAAGCGCAGCAAGCGGCTTTGCAGTGTCGACAAGGAGAACGTGCTCGACACCTCACGGCTGTGGCGTGAAGTGATGATCGGCCTGTCGTCGCAGTACCCCGACGTCGAGCTGACCCACATGTACGTCGACAACGCCGCCATGCAGTTGGTGAAACGGCCGAAGCAGTTCGACGTGATGGTCACCGGCAACATTTTTGGCGACATCCTGTCTGACGAAGCCTCGATGCTCGGTGGCTCCATCGGCATGCTGCCCTCGGCCTCGCTCGACGTGAACAACAAGGGGCTTTACGAACCCATTCACGGCAGCGCGCCCGACATCATGGGCCAGAACAAGGCGAACCCGTTGGCGACCGTTCTGTCGGTGGCGATGATGTTCAAGTACAGCTTTGATCGTCCCGACGTGTCCGGCCGCATTGAAGCCGCCGTCAAGGCCGTGCTGCAGGCGGGCCACCGCACCGGCGACATCGCCATGCCAGGCGAGCAGGTGATCGGCACGCGCGAAATGGGCGCGGCGTTTTTGGCGGCGATGACGGGCGGTTGA
- the leuD gene encoding 3-isopropylmalate dehydratase small subunit: MKAFTQVTAKALPLDRPNVDTDAIIPKQYLKSIKRTGFGPFLFDDWRYLDPGTLDVDPATRRLNPDFVLNDAKHAGAEILLARDNFGCGSSREHAVWALDDQGFRAVIAPSYADIFFSNCFKNGLLPVALKEDEVQALFEVVNADANASITIDLPAQQVRLPDGRSFAFDINPHHKHNLVNGLDEIGLTLQSADAIRAYEAKRRAQTPWLFA; encoded by the coding sequence ATGAAAGCCTTTACCCAAGTCACCGCCAAGGCCTTGCCGCTGGATCGTCCCAACGTGGACACCGACGCGATCATTCCCAAGCAGTACCTGAAGTCGATCAAGCGCACCGGCTTCGGGCCGTTCCTGTTTGACGACTGGCGCTACCTCGACCCCGGCACCCTGGATGTTGACCCCGCGACGCGGCGGCTGAATCCCGACTTCGTGCTCAACGATGCCAAGCACGCGGGCGCCGAGATTCTGCTGGCGCGCGACAACTTTGGCTGCGGCTCGTCGCGCGAGCACGCGGTTTGGGCGCTGGACGACCAGGGCTTTCGCGCCGTGATTGCGCCCAGCTACGCCGATATCTTCTTCTCCAACTGCTTCAAAAATGGCTTGCTGCCGGTTGCATTGAAAGAGGACGAAGTGCAGGCATTGTTCGAGGTCGTGAACGCCGATGCCAACGCAAGTATCACCATTGATTTACCGGCTCAGCAGGTGCGTCTGCCCGATGGACGAAGCTTCGCGTTCGACATCAATCCGCACCACAAGCACAACCTGGTCAATGGCCTCGACGAGATTGGCCTGACCCTGCAAAGCGCCGATGCCATCCGTGCCTACGAGGCCAAGCGTCGCGCGCAGACGCCTTGGTTGTTTGCCTGA